In a single window of the Arthrobacter zhangbolii genome:
- a CDS encoding acyl-CoA thioesterase, producing the protein MPLQNINFHTRKWVRPEDLNANGTLFGGSLLRWIDEEATVYAILQMGNGRVVTKFMSEINFVSSAVQGDLIEMGLTATKFGRTSLTMQAEVRNMITRDSILTIDKIVFVNLDEHGKPAPHGYTTISYDRDRLPTHHFPPIPFTA; encoded by the coding sequence ATGCCCCTCCAAAACATTAACTTCCATACCCGCAAGTGGGTCCGGCCCGAAGACCTGAACGCAAACGGCACCCTGTTCGGCGGCAGCCTGCTGCGATGGATTGACGAGGAAGCTACCGTCTACGCGATCCTGCAGATGGGGAACGGCCGGGTTGTCACCAAGTTCATGTCCGAGATCAACTTCGTCAGTTCCGCCGTGCAGGGCGACCTGATCGAAATGGGGCTTACCGCAACCAAGTTCGGCCGGACCTCGCTGACAATGCAGGCCGAAGTGCGGAACATGATCACCCGCGACAGCATCCTGACCATCGACAAGATCGTGTTCGTGAACCTGGATGAGCACGGCAAGCCCGCACCCCACGGCTACACCACCATCAGTTACGACCGTGACCGCCTGCCCACGCACCACTTTCCACCCATTCCCTTTACAGCCTAG